A genomic region of Papaver somniferum cultivar HN1 chromosome 7, ASM357369v1, whole genome shotgun sequence contains the following coding sequences:
- the LOC113297975 gene encoding tRNA ligase 1-like gives MPNRKGKTGNKGGRQVWKESSKSRDSSSVADSVGSANSAADQGKNNKLTGLSIGELKKRVQNVASTVQFGSVPSKEPSPVQGEKTVWKPKHYGTVSGSTNAMDGAASAEKNSAGSSKVVRGSLAEDFVTDKY, from the exons ATGCCTAATCGTAAG GGAAAAACTGGAAATAAAGGAGGTCGTCAAGTATGGAAAGAGAGTTCAAAATCTAGAGATTCTTCTTCAGTTGCAGATTCTGTGGGTTCAGCGAATTCAGCTGCGGATCAAGGTAAAAACAACAAGTTAACTGGATTAAGTATTGGTGAACTGAAAAAACGAGTGCAAAATGTAGCTTCAACGGTTCAGTTTGGTAGTGTCCCTTCAAAAGAACCGAGTCCCGTCCAGGGCGAGAAAACCGTATGGAAGCCTAAACATTATGGAACTGTTAGTGGATCAACTAATGCTATGGATGGAGCTGCTTCAGCTGAAAAAAATAGTGCTGGTTCGAGTAAAGTAGTTAGAGGTTCACTAGCAGAAGATTTTGTTACAGATAAATACTAA
- the LOC113294996 gene encoding uncharacterized protein LOC113294996 produces MAKPTSATPIKIRESTRFYPYFKDCIGAMDGTHIPAMVNKRDATVYRNRHGITSQNVLAVCNFDLEFIYVLSGWEGSAHDSKILNDAMTKRNGLKNTFPVEEDSHPSTLVNDDEILTQQTQEQQRQETNAWRKSIADDIWENR; encoded by the exons ATGGCTAagccaacaagtgcaactccaATTAAAATTCGAGAGAGTACACGATTTTACCCATACTTTAAGGATTGCATTGGAGCTATGGACGGTACACATATTCCAGCAATGGTGAACAAAAGAGATGCAACCGTTTATCGgaatcgacatggaattacatctcaaaatgtgttagcggtttgcaacttcgacttggagttcatatacgtgctcagtggatgggaagggtctgctcatgattcgaaaatccttaacgacgcaatgacaaaaagaaatggactgaaaaatacc tttccagtcgaggaagatagccatccatcaacgcttgtaaatgacgacgaaattttgacacaacaaactcaagaacaacaacgtcaagaaactaatgcatggagaaagagtatagcagATGATATatgggaaaat AGAtag
- the LOC113297976 gene encoding uncharacterized protein LOC113297976 isoform X1, producing the protein MDQKKRTLDALERRFALAKAEVLQQQQPSPTPKNRKLSHVHQGNEEGIQNKNSSSKSLATKSNKPDASSSTQVSNKGHFAFTGYAPVRGTPGAADYEGDGPTYSVICQPVHDNLLKTDVEPTSRGSTVDKILHTLLQSGDSAQKYMQGSRSMKIDNWMLLDNLVQGQGAKVGARIKDYQSHSKRSKKHMSMRQHKKCGSFDLPKEFHNFDYFKPMHEMWKEYIAQLLKNVGRNQLSQCLMAVDLHGAILLVANCQVNSYTGVSGIMIRETAETFGIITRDNKFRVVPKKPSVFILQTDCWRVTLQGDKFTSRNSVA; encoded by the exons ATGGACCAGAAGAAGCGTACATTAGATGCACTAGAGAGAAGATTTGCTCTTGCTAAAGCTgaggttcttcaacaacaacagccaTCACCAACACCTAAGAATAGAAAACTTTCTCATGTACATCAAGGAAATGAAGAGGGTATTCAAAACAAGAATTCGTCTTCAAAATCTCTTGCTACAAAGAGTAATAAGCCTGATGCATCATCTTCTACACAAGTCTCTAATAAAG GACATTTTGCATTCACTGGGTATGCCCCAGTTCGAGGAACTCCTGGAGCCGCAG ATTATGAAGGAGATGGTCCTACATACTCAGTAATCTGTCAGCCTGTGCACGACAATTTGCTAAAAACTGATGTAGAG CCTACAAGTCGAGGGAGCACAGTTGACAAGATTCTTCACACACTTCTCCAAAGTGGTGACTCAGCACAGAAATACATGCAGGGGTCCAGAAGCATGAAAATTGACAACTGGATGCTTCTTGATAATTTGGTACAAGGCCAGGGTGCAAAAGTTGGTGCTCGTATTAAAGATTATCAAAGTCACTCAAAGCGCTCAAAAAAGCACATGTCAATGAGACAACATAAGAAGTGTGGTTCATTTGATTTGCCTAAAGAGTTTCACAA TTTTGATTATTTCAAGCCAATGCACGAAATGTGGAAAGAGTATATTGCTCAACTCCTTAAGAATGTTGG GAGAAACCAATTATCTCAGTGTCTTATGGCTGTGGACTTACATGGTGCTATTCTTCTAG TTGCCAATTGCCAAGTAAATTCTTACACCGGAGTAAGTGGTATAATGATTCGAGAAACTGCAGAAACATTTGGGATAATTACCCGGGATAATAAATTTCGAG TTGTACCAAAGAAGCCGTCTGTATTTATCTTGCAAACTGATTGCTGGAGGGTCACATTGCAGGGGGACAAATTCACTTCGAGAAATTCTGTCGCATAG
- the LOC113297976 gene encoding uncharacterized protein LOC113297976 isoform X3, producing the protein MDQKKRTLDALERRFALAKAEVLQQQQPSPTPKNRKLSHVHQGNEEGIQNKNSSSKSLATKSNKPDASSSTQVSNKGHFAFTGYAPVRGTPGAADYEGDGPTYSVICQPVHDNLLKTDVEPTSRGSTVDKILHTLLQSGDSAQKYMQGSRSMKIDNWMLLDNLVQGQGAKVGARIKDYQSHSKRSKKHMSMRQHKKCGSFDLPKEFHNFDYFKPMHEMWKEYIAQLLKNVGRNQLSQCLMAVDLHGAILLGGQIHFEKFCRIAVYIYGLVIL; encoded by the exons ATGGACCAGAAGAAGCGTACATTAGATGCACTAGAGAGAAGATTTGCTCTTGCTAAAGCTgaggttcttcaacaacaacagccaTCACCAACACCTAAGAATAGAAAACTTTCTCATGTACATCAAGGAAATGAAGAGGGTATTCAAAACAAGAATTCGTCTTCAAAATCTCTTGCTACAAAGAGTAATAAGCCTGATGCATCATCTTCTACACAAGTCTCTAATAAAG GACATTTTGCATTCACTGGGTATGCCCCAGTTCGAGGAACTCCTGGAGCCGCAG ATTATGAAGGAGATGGTCCTACATACTCAGTAATCTGTCAGCCTGTGCACGACAATTTGCTAAAAACTGATGTAGAG CCTACAAGTCGAGGGAGCACAGTTGACAAGATTCTTCACACACTTCTCCAAAGTGGTGACTCAGCACAGAAATACATGCAGGGGTCCAGAAGCATGAAAATTGACAACTGGATGCTTCTTGATAATTTGGTACAAGGCCAGGGTGCAAAAGTTGGTGCTCGTATTAAAGATTATCAAAGTCACTCAAAGCGCTCAAAAAAGCACATGTCAATGAGACAACATAAGAAGTGTGGTTCATTTGATTTGCCTAAAGAGTTTCACAA TTTTGATTATTTCAAGCCAATGCACGAAATGTGGAAAGAGTATATTGCTCAACTCCTTAAGAATGTTGG GAGAAACCAATTATCTCAGTGTCTTATGGCTGTGGACTTACATGGTGCTATTCTTCTAG GGGGACAAATTCACTTCGAGAAATTCTGTCGCATAGCCGTGTATATCTATGGTTTAGTAATCCTCTAA
- the LOC113297976 gene encoding uncharacterized protein LOC113297976 isoform X2, whose translation MDQKKRTLDALERRFALAKAEVLQQQQPSPTPKNRKLSHVHQGNEEGIQNKNSSSKSLATKSNKPDASSSTQVSNKGHFAFTGYAPVRGTPGAADYEGDGPTYSVICQPVHDNLLKTDVEPTSRGSTVDKILHTLLQSGDSAQKYMQGSRSMKIDNWMLLDNLVQGQGAKVGARIKDYQSHSKRSKKHMSMRQHKKCGSFDLPKEFHNFDYFKPMHEMWKEYIAQLLKNVGRNQLSQCLMAVDLHGAILLVANCQVNSYTGVSGIMIRETAETFGIITRDNKFRGGQIHFEKFCRIAVYIYGLVIL comes from the exons ATGGACCAGAAGAAGCGTACATTAGATGCACTAGAGAGAAGATTTGCTCTTGCTAAAGCTgaggttcttcaacaacaacagccaTCACCAACACCTAAGAATAGAAAACTTTCTCATGTACATCAAGGAAATGAAGAGGGTATTCAAAACAAGAATTCGTCTTCAAAATCTCTTGCTACAAAGAGTAATAAGCCTGATGCATCATCTTCTACACAAGTCTCTAATAAAG GACATTTTGCATTCACTGGGTATGCCCCAGTTCGAGGAACTCCTGGAGCCGCAG ATTATGAAGGAGATGGTCCTACATACTCAGTAATCTGTCAGCCTGTGCACGACAATTTGCTAAAAACTGATGTAGAG CCTACAAGTCGAGGGAGCACAGTTGACAAGATTCTTCACACACTTCTCCAAAGTGGTGACTCAGCACAGAAATACATGCAGGGGTCCAGAAGCATGAAAATTGACAACTGGATGCTTCTTGATAATTTGGTACAAGGCCAGGGTGCAAAAGTTGGTGCTCGTATTAAAGATTATCAAAGTCACTCAAAGCGCTCAAAAAAGCACATGTCAATGAGACAACATAAGAAGTGTGGTTCATTTGATTTGCCTAAAGAGTTTCACAA TTTTGATTATTTCAAGCCAATGCACGAAATGTGGAAAGAGTATATTGCTCAACTCCTTAAGAATGTTGG GAGAAACCAATTATCTCAGTGTCTTATGGCTGTGGACTTACATGGTGCTATTCTTCTAG TTGCCAATTGCCAAGTAAATTCTTACACCGGAGTAAGTGGTATAATGATTCGAGAAACTGCAGAAACATTTGGGATAATTACCCGGGATAATAAATTTCGAG GGGGACAAATTCACTTCGAGAAATTCTGTCGCATAGCCGTGTATATCTATGGTTTAGTAATCCTCTAA